The proteins below come from a single Vitis vinifera cultivar Pinot Noir 40024 chromosome 9, ASM3070453v1 genomic window:
- the LOC100244390 gene encoding uncharacterized protein LOC100244390 isoform X1 translates to MTDDADANTIATADSPFAKLPDHLLIEIFVRVPHSEWAQISSVSKLWAKQFREESLWQTALVRSFPLASQAKRWPGPIPRGLSKRRYAALCVSKHIFTLDGEMDEIVGHTYLFLKEQLQLSTMAPSSGILHGTIIADQFIACGKSRDVAHELASQIWLAVLDNLEENHYTFLLLKRFAQEGDVFLPYPYSRSIKVQWRVFEKLFTDFRDCLSHADYYDVLAIAKTKFQPIPSAWLGY, encoded by the exons ATGACAGATGATGCTGATGCTAACACTATAGCAACAGCAGATAGTCCATTTGCAAAGCTTCCGGATCATCTCCTGATAGAAATTTTTGTCCGTGTCCCCCACTCAGAGTGGGCACAAATTTCTTCTGTTTCAAAGCTGTGGGCCAAACAATTTCGGGAAGAAAGCCTGTGGCAAACTGCTCTTGTCAGAAGTTTTCCCTTGGCAAGCCAGGCCAAAAGGTGGCCAGGACCTATCCCTAGAGGGTTGAGCAAAAG GAGATATGCAGCACTATGTGTCAGCAAGCACATCTTCACACTTGATGGTGAGATGGATGAGATTGTGGGCCACACATACTTGTTTTTGAAAGAGCAGCTTCAGCTTTCAACTATGGCACCTTCTTCTGGAATCCTTCATGGAACCATAATTG CAGATCAGTTTATTGCCTGTGGTAAATCAAGGGATGTGGCCCATGAGCTTGCTTCGCAGATCTGGCTGGCTGTTCTTGACAATTTGGAGGAAAATCACTACACATTTCTCTTACTAAAACGATTCGCACAAGAGGGAGAT GTTTTTCTTCCATATCCGTACTCAAGATCGATTAAAGTCCAGTGGAGGGTGTTTGAGAAGCTCTTCACAGATTTTCGTGACTGCTTGAGCCATGCAGACTACTATGATGTATTAGCAATTGCCAAGACCAAGTTTCAGCCGATACCATCTGCTTGGTTAGGTTACTAG
- the LOC100244390 gene encoding uncharacterized protein LOC100244390 isoform X2 has translation MTDDADANTIATADSPFAKLPDHLLIEIFVRVPHSEWAQISSVSKLWAKQFREESLWQTALVRSFPLASQAKRWPGPIPRGLSKRRYAALCVSKHIFTLDGEMDEIVGHTYLFLKEQLQLSTMAPSSGILHGTIIDQFIACGKSRDVAHELASQIWLAVLDNLEENHYTFLLLKRFAQEGDVFLPYPYSRSIKVQWRVFEKLFTDFRDCLSHADYYDVLAIAKTKFQPIPSAWLGY, from the exons ATGACAGATGATGCTGATGCTAACACTATAGCAACAGCAGATAGTCCATTTGCAAAGCTTCCGGATCATCTCCTGATAGAAATTTTTGTCCGTGTCCCCCACTCAGAGTGGGCACAAATTTCTTCTGTTTCAAAGCTGTGGGCCAAACAATTTCGGGAAGAAAGCCTGTGGCAAACTGCTCTTGTCAGAAGTTTTCCCTTGGCAAGCCAGGCCAAAAGGTGGCCAGGACCTATCCCTAGAGGGTTGAGCAAAAG GAGATATGCAGCACTATGTGTCAGCAAGCACATCTTCACACTTGATGGTGAGATGGATGAGATTGTGGGCCACACATACTTGTTTTTGAAAGAGCAGCTTCAGCTTTCAACTATGGCACCTTCTTCTGGAATCCTTCATGGAACCATAATTG ATCAGTTTATTGCCTGTGGTAAATCAAGGGATGTGGCCCATGAGCTTGCTTCGCAGATCTGGCTGGCTGTTCTTGACAATTTGGAGGAAAATCACTACACATTTCTCTTACTAAAACGATTCGCACAAGAGGGAGAT GTTTTTCTTCCATATCCGTACTCAAGATCGATTAAAGTCCAGTGGAGGGTGTTTGAGAAGCTCTTCACAGATTTTCGTGACTGCTTGAGCCATGCAGACTACTATGATGTATTAGCAATTGCCAAGACCAAGTTTCAGCCGATACCATCTGCTTGGTTAGGTTACTAG